The DNA sequence tcggTGAATCCTGGTGGTTTCCATGACTCTCAGCATTTTGTTAGATATGATATAATAGTAGATGCTACAGATAATGCTCCTAGCCGGTACATGATCAATGATTGCTGTGTGGTACTAGGAAAGGTAAATCCTAATGGTTTGTACTGAGTGACTTCATTTGAATTTGGTGTTATCTGTGCTTTTGTGTTGATactttaaatttttgtatttcccCCAACAAATGTCCATTGCATGTCCATATGGTTATTGTTGTTTGGTTTGTTACTTTGTGCAATTACCTGTGTCAATTCAGCAAAGAAGTCGTGTTCAAACTTCAAAATGTGAACTTTCATATTTATCCACGAACAATATTTAGAGTTTGAGTTGGATTATTTATGCTATAGATTATGGGGAATTTCTAAACCTTTTCAAGAAGTATATATGATATTATGAGTTGTTGCCTTTGAAATCTGTGATTTATCTCACTGGGCTTTAAAATTTTAGAACTCATTATAAAATGATACGACATTTAAATATTTTGATGAGTTCTACATGTTTTAAGGTTTCACATATTCATGTGCTTTGGGTGCATACATATATAAATGGTTTAAAGGAAAGCCTATGTTTCTTCAACttacttttttgtatttattgcTTTTGTGTGTTACATGCAGCCTCTTGTATCTGGTGCTGCACTGGGATTGGAAGGGCAGGTATATGTCTTTATTAGCATTTTTTAGTATTTCGAGGAGTATCACACCAAAGTTTTTGATAAATTTCAGAGTTGGTTAATGAAAACTTGTGCTGCAGCTCACTGTTTACAATTATAATGGTGGTCCTTGCTATCGATGTCTCTTTCCAACTCCACCACCTACAACAGCGTGCCAAAGATGTGCTGATAGTGGAGTTCTAGGAGTAGGTAAATTTACCCGTGTATTCATGAGCCAAATCAGTTTTAGTACTCTTTCATTTATGATAGCAAAAAGTTGAATCTACTTTAGTTTAGTCGTTCCATTATTTTCTgacaatcttttattttattattttttttttattttttcagttcCTGGTATAATTGGTTGTCTCCAAGCTCTTGAAGCAATCAAGATTGCAGCATCTGTTGGTGAAACTCTCTCAGGAAGGATGCTTCTCTTTGATGCATTGTCTGCAAGGATTCGAATAGTATGTTAAATAACTCCACCACTCTGCTTATTGTGCACATATTTACTATCTCCTGCAAGATGGAACCTATATAGGCCAtaaataataaatcattttttttttgggtaactTTTTGGTTGACATGATACTTCAACAAGAGCTTTTATGGTTACTGATTATGGTTATTTAACAGGTCAAAATTAGAGGAAGATCCATGCAATGCGAAGCTTGCGCAGAAAACACAACCTTTAAGCAACAGCAATTCCAAGAATTTGACTATGAGAATTTCACTCAAACTCCCTTGTCTGTGGTATGACTTCGTTGATGCTCAGCTTATGCTTCCAAATCCTTTATATTTACATTATATCTTTTCCAACTTAGTTGTGTATATACCCAGGGTCCTTTGAGGCTAAACCTACTTGCCACTGAATCAAGGATCAGCAGCAAGGAGTACAGCGACATAGTCCTTAACAAGGAACCGCACGTGCTACTCGACGTTAGACCAGGTCACCATTTCAAGATTGTATCACTCCCCAAATCTCTCAACATTCCTCTGTCAACTCTAGAGACTAGGTTGCCTGAAATATCAACAGCTctgaagaaagaggaagagaaaggtGTAGCTTCTGGCTCAAGTGCACAATTGTATGTTATATGCAGAAGGGGAAATGATTCTCAAAGGGCTGTTCAGTATCTTCAGAAAATGGGTTACACTTCTGCCAAAGATATTGTTGGGGGATTAGAGTCTTGGGCCCATAATGTGGATCCAAGCTTCCCTACATATTAGCTTACCCTTATGGGCAATGTATACTTTCATCAAAATTACACTTTTGATCCAGATAGCCTTCTCTGTAGGCAGTTATGTACTCTTTTCTATTAAGGATgcccttttaatttttctttggctTATAGTGTATGCATGTTACTTCTTTTGTAGAGTTTGTTTAAATTTGGGTGGTTTTTGAGTATTGGTTGAAATGAGCCCTTCATAATTTCTCTTGCTATTGGAAGTGCTTTTTCTTTTCTGGCTAGGAAAAAGATGGGTTGCATTTCACAAGTTATTTTACTAATGTCTACCAAAactagtattttatatttttattactacTACTATAAATATTCCCATGAAGGGAGACAACAGCATAAAATGTACCAATTACACCCAAAACAACTTGAGGTTGGAACATCATTTGGAAAGTAAATGCAACATTTTACCAACCAAGAAGCAAAACCTTTAAAAGGGCCATCCTAATATATAGACCATTCTTTGCTTGCCTAAAGTAAGCAGCTCTTGGatcatcatcaacatccacaGTAATCTGCATTGAATTTACAGGATCAATTTAGTTCATATAGTATTGAGAAAGGTGACTACTCTCGTGAAGATGATAATTAAGATGTTAAGTAGTTTAGTTAAACATGTCAAACTATCTAATGATTTGTAACTATCATTTTCACATGAAATTTTTCCGTCGGTAGTCACCTAAAAAGAAATTGTTTGGTATACAACTCTAAGCAGTGCAAAACTCTTTCAATGTCAGGCATATATCAATTCAACTCTAAGCTTATGTTCATAAACAAAGTACAATGCATATAAATATGCTTACCTCATCAAGTCTAGGAAGAGGATGCATAACCACAGCATGTTTTTGCATCACATTCAGAACATCTTGATTCACAATGTACTTGCCTCTTGCTTCTTCATAAAGGTCAAATCTCTCTCCAAATCTCTCTTTCTGAATGCGAGTTTGGTAAACCACATCACACTTTGAAGCCACTTCCATCAAGTCACCACTTTCCTCCCACTCCACACCCTTTGATGTCAAATAATATTTTATGTCATCCTATAAAAGAAACACCATAACTCATCATTTTAACTATGGACAACACTATGATACACCAAATTGAACCGGGTGCATTATGCACTATATTTGAACCATTGAATTATCTTAGTGCATGATGTACTGAGTTTAATTAAGTGCCTTTAAGATATTGCTTCTAATGCTGTAACTCATCATTTCAACCATGAGGGAGTAGCACCATGATGCACCAAGTTCAATCTAGTGCATTTAAAAGAAGAATGCCATATCCACCATTTGCAACAGTTACCTTCATTTTAACCACCTCAGGAgagacaaaataaattttcacaTCCTTATACTTGGCAAGTAAGTATGCTAGTGACCGAACCGTCCTTCCATTAGCAAGGTCTCCGACGAGTCCAACTTTAATGCCATCAAGTTTTCCAATCTCTCTTTCAATGGTATAAACATCCAGCAGTGCCTAATCAAGGACCAggttttgaaaatcaaaattgtaACGAATGCAAAATGGTATATATCATTCTTCTATCATTCAAATTGTTAGAGAATAtcgtaaaagaaaaaaagtttggCTAACTTTTTCTGCTAAAATCCCATTGTCAACAAAATAGTTATCTAAATGTTTATGTGGCAAAAGTAACATATTCAAGTGATTTTGTTCATCAAGAAATTTGATTTCCACCAAACAAAGTCTGGCCAATAATAAACTTGTTCATTGAATCTCATTGTTGTGCTTTCACATAATTTCTCAGCAGCAAAAGCTTATCTATTATatagaaatactttttcatggaTTAAACAAACATAAATTGTAAAACACATGCCATAAATGAAGATGAATTTATATGGTGAAGCCAGAGACTAGGATCTTGGAACAATGTATCATCTTCCTATCTAACAAACAATGCATCATAGCATGTTGCTGAAGAGTCCATATCTATATAATATACCTGTGTGGGATGCTCTCCTGGTCCATCCCCGGCATTGATCACAGGAATGCCAGCAGTTACTGCTGCTCTTTTGGCAGCTCCGCTTTCAAAATGGCGCATCACGATTATATCAGAGTAACCTTCAACTGTTCTTATGGTATCTGTTCAAGATGTAGAgtgacattaaaaataaaaatttagatagAATGATGAACACATAAAGCAACTCTACATTGTTAATTTAAAGGCAGACTCGCCTTCAAGCGTCTCTCCCTTAGCCGCGGAGGAAAACTCCCTTGCATTTTCAGTTGTGAGAACTTCCCCACCTAACCTTTTCATTGCAGATTCAAATGAAAGCCTAGTTCTTGTTGATGGCTCATAGAACAAGGTAGCCATGAGATATCCCTTTAGAATTTGGCTCTTTTCAATATTCTCCATGTTCCTTGCAACTTCAAATATGGCACCAAGTGTATCTCTATCAAATTGCTGAGCTTCAATCACATCATCAAGCTGAAACTTTTGCCCCACAGAGAAGGAAGGCACTCTTTCAACCTGAGCAACCCGGCACAGGAACTCATCACCTTTGtgcaaaagttttaatttttccgATGATTCCGGACCCCCAAATGACCTTAACTTCAGATGATCAAATGGCTGAGCGCTCAAATAATTTGCAGCCATTTTGGGAGGAACCATTCCCATATGCATGCAGCACGAGGATAACAATGAAGTAGCAGCCATTTTTGCTCTATAGAAAGTTTCTTCAATGAACTATAGATCTCTATACAATCAGAACACAAAGACAAAGACAATAACAC is a window from the Arachis hypogaea cultivar Tifrunner chromosome 17, arahy.Tifrunner.gnm2.J5K5, whole genome shotgun sequence genome containing:
- the LOC112764540 gene encoding adenylyltransferase and sulfurtransferase MOCS3, yielding MSSETQEAEASRIRRQINELKQERDTIDAKISELQSQLNHLHLKNGVVSNGGSSSHSSNALEPHMIYRYSRHLLLPSFGVQGQANLLNASILVVGAGGLGSPALLYLAACGVGRLGIVDHDVVELNNMHRQIIHTEAYIGQPKVKSAAAACRSINSTIQIVEHQEALRTSNALEILSQYDIIVDATDNAPSRYMINDCCVVLGKPLVSGAALGLEGQLTVYNYNGGPCYRCLFPTPPPTTACQRCADSGVLGVVPGIIGCLQALEAIKIAASVGETLSGRMLLFDALSARIRIVKIRGRSMQCEACAENTTFKQQQFQEFDYENFTQTPLSVGPLRLNLLATESRISSKEYSDIVLNKEPHVLLDVRPGHHFKIVSLPKSLNIPLSTLETRLPEISTALKKEEEKGVASGSSAQLYVICRRGNDSQRAVQYLQKMGYTSAKDIVGGLESWAHNVDPSFPTY
- the LOC112764541 gene encoding aspartate carbamoyltransferase 1, chloroplastic, translated to MAATSLLSSCCMHMGMVPPKMAANYLSAQPFDHLKLRSFGGPESSEKLKLLHKGDEFLCRVAQVERVPSFSVGQKFQLDDVIEAQQFDRDTLGAIFEVARNMENIEKSQILKGYLMATLFYEPSTRTRLSFESAMKRLGGEVLTTENAREFSSAAKGETLEDTIRTVEGYSDIIVMRHFESGAAKRAAVTAGIPVINAGDGPGEHPTQALLDVYTIEREIGKLDGIKVGLVGDLANGRTVRSLAYLLAKYKDVKIYFVSPEVVKMKDDIKYYLTSKGVEWEESGDLMEVASKCDVVYQTRIQKERFGERFDLYEEARGKYIVNQDVLNVMQKHAVVMHPLPRLDEITVDVDDDPRAAYFRQAKNGLYIRMALLKVLLLGW